CCATCAAACAGAACTGGCTGGCGGATATGGCGCTGACCTTCGTGCTCCACGACCAGACCGCGCGCCTGCACCTGCGGGTGGTTGAGCACACCGTCTCCTCGTTGCACCGGCGCGAACGCAATGCCCGCAGTGGTCAATTGCTCGCACAAGGCGTCCAGGGTTCGGGTTCGAATGGCGTCTCGCAAACGGGGCACGATCTCTGCCCGTCGTTCGCTGCGCACGGCATCGCCCAATACGGCCAGTTCATTCAGTTCAAGAATGCCGCAGAGCGCCGCCCACATATGGTCTTCGCCGGCGATGCTCAGCGTGAGTTGTCCGCCGTTTGCCGTGGCGAACACGCCGTAGCCCGGGTCTTCCGGCGGCAGCGGGCGCACCGGCAGCTGGTTCATGCCCGGCACCAGGAAGGGCGTCATCCAGCTGACCATGGCATCGAGCATGGACACGTCCACGCTGCATCCGTCGCCGTTCTTGTTCCGTCCGACCAGCGCAGTGGCCACGCTCAATGCGGCAAACATGCCCGACGCGATGTCCGCCAGCGGCAAGACGGGCAGCGTGGCTGTTTCCTCGCGGCCCGAAGGCACGCTCACCATGCCCGCCACCGCCTGGATGCTCAGATCGTGGCCGGCCACTGCGGCCATTGGCCCGGTCTGGCCGAACGATGAGATCGAGACATAGATCAGCGAGGGCTTGCGTGCGCGCAAGGCCTTCGAGTCCAGGCCGAGGCGCCCCATGACGCCGGGACGAAAGCCCTCCATCACCACGTCCGCCGTGTCGACGAGTTCCAGAAATCGGGCGCGTTCGCTGGGCGACTTAAGGTCCAGCGCGATCGAGCGCTTGTTGCGGCCGAGCGAGGCGAACAGCCCGGGATGCCGACGCGTGGGGTCACCGCTTTCCGGGCGTTCCACGAGGATGACATCGGCGCCCAGATCAGCGAGCAGCAAGGTGGCGTAAGGGCCCGGGTACTGTTCTGCCAAGCTGAGGACACGCACGCCAGCGAGAGGAGGCGACGCCATGGATGAGCTCCTTGCTTTCTTGTTGGGATGTAATGGTACTTGTGAGTATACTATTTATACCGATAGGAGGTAATAAGTGCAGGAGTCGACCTTTTCAGCATGCCAGTCGCGAGTCGCCCGTCCTGTCCGCCTTCGGCATAGCTAAACGGAGACATCCTCTATGACACAAGAAGTTCTGGTCGAGCATGACGGCGGCATGGTCGTTGTCACCATCAACCGTCCGGGTCAAAAAAATGCCGTGAACCGAGCGGTGTCCTACGGCGTGTGCGCGGCTTTCGACGCGATGGACGAACGCGACGATCTGCACATTGGCATTCTCACCGGCGCCGGTGGCAATTTCTGCGCCGGCATGGACCTCAAGGCCTTCTTGGCTGGGGAGTCGCCGCGAGTGGAAGGGCGCGGTTTCCTGGGCATTGCGTTCATTCCGCCACGCAAGCCACTGATCGCCGCCGTCGAAGGCTACGCGCTGGCGGGTGGATTTGAATCGGTCCTGGCCTGCGATCTCGTCGTGGCGGCTCGCGATGCAAAGTTTGGCTTGCCCGAGGTCAAACGCGGCCTGGCCGCCGCTTCTGGTGGGCTGCTGCGCTTGCCACGCCTGATTCCGCAGCGCATCGCGATGGAGATCGCGCTGACCGGCGACCACATTTCCGCCGAACGCCTTTTCCAGTACGGCCTGATCAATGCCCTGGTGGAGCCGGGCCAGGCACTGGAGCAGGCCAAGCAACTGGCCCGTCGCATCCTCGTGAATGCGCCGCTGTCGGTAGCCGCGAGCAAACGCGTCATCGTCGAACAGCGCGACTGGCCGATTGCCACGATGTTTGATTCCCAGGACGCCATCACTACCGCTGTGCTGGCCTCTGAGGATGCGCGTGAGGGCGCGCGTGCTTTTGCCGAGCGGCGCACACCGCGCTGGCAAAGCCGGTGATCTTGGTAGGCTGATACAGCCCACTGGTGGGCCGTATCAGCCTACTGGGGCGCGCCACTCTGCAGCAGAAGGCCCCGTGTCTGCGGATGCGCGACGTTCGCGATCAATGCACGTCGCTCCTGGAGCGTGGTGGCGCGTATGTCCGCCGCACCGTGTTCGGTGACGATCACGTCGACATCGCTTTGCGCCGAGGTGACGTAGGTGCAACGCGGCACGATGCGGCTCTTCGCACCGCGCCCCGTGGTGGCCGGCATCGCGAGAATCGCGAGCCCACTTTCCGAGCGGCGCGCGGCCCGGAAGTAGTCGGTCTGGCCACCGACCGCGCCCACATAACGTTCGCCCAGGAACTCCGCGTTCACCTGGCCGCACAGGTCGACCTCGATCGCCGAATTGATCGCCATCAACGGCGACCCGGGAATGGGCAGGACGAGCTGCGTTGCCGGGGCGAAGCCGAGGCCGCCCTCGCGCGACAAAGAGGCGTAGAGCGATGAACTGCCGACCACCAGGGCCGTGAGGCACGCATCCGGGGTGGTGTCGAGGGCGCCGCTGTCCAGCAGATCCAGATACCAATCGCCCACCAGACCCGACCGAATCTTGAGGTCCCGGCGCTGCTTCAGCGCACCGGCCACCGCGCCCGCAAGGCCACCGATGCCGAGTTGCAGCGTCGCGCCATCGGGCACCAGGCTTGCAACGTGGCGCGCGACCTGCCGTTGCACCTCGGTAGGCTCCTCGGCGGGCGATTCGAGCAAGGCGTCGTCGCTCTCGCGGGCCACCACCACGCGGCTGCTGTGCAAGCGGCCAACGCCGCGCGTCATCGGCATGTTGGCATTCACCTCCACCACCACGACACGCGCTACCTGCACGGCGTCCCACACGTAGTCCAGCGTACAGCCCAGGCTGTGGTAGCCGCCGGCATCGGCAGGAGACACCTGCAGCAGCACCACATCCACCGGCAGTTTTCGTGAGGCGATGAAGGACGACAACTGCGGCAGCGAGGCCGGCATCACCCGTGCGCGTTGGCGAGCCACCAGCTTGCCCACGGTGCCCAGGCCGCAATAGGTGCTCACGCGCACGGCGTCGGGCACGTCGCCTCCCCAGGCCGGGTTGAGCGAGAGGCCGCAGAACACGTTCACTGAACCCAGACGTGGCGCCAGTTGGAAGAGCTCTGCGATCAGGCCGACCGGTTCGCCAGCGGCCTGGCCCACGGCGATGTGGTCGTCCGGGCGGATCAACTCGGCCAAACGTGAGGACGTCATGCGGTACCTGTCCGGCAAAGAGCCAACGCCTTCATGATGGCGATTTGAGCTGCAGATGTTCCGGCAGCTTGCCCGCGATGGTGAGGGTCATGCTGCCCATGCCTTCGCTGACTTCGCCGTCGAAGTCGGCCACCAGGCCCACGGGCTGGATGCGGTGCCAGTGGTCCTTCTGCGTGCCATCGGGATAGCCGATCTTCGAGGCGTGCGAGACGTCCCACACATCCGACTCCAGGTGGCTTTCAGCGCGGTACGCACCCAGACCCTTGCCGTCGTTGTAGCCACCGCTATAGCCCAGGCCCTGCATGGCAATGGAGGAGCCGCGCGCATCGGCGCTTACGCGCAGCAGCCGACCATCGTCGAAGGTCACTTTGAGGCCGGCGCGGCGAAACCGCCGCGTGCCTTCGTGCAAGTCCACCTCGAGTTCGATCTTCGTCGCGTGGTGCATCGCTTGCGTGCGTCGGTCGGTGACCACGCCGGTGGTGTAAGGCACATCATCGCCCCGGCCCGAGAACAGCAGCGAGCCGCTCATGGTGTCGGTGGAGAAGAAGAGGAAGGACATCACGTGGCCCTTTTCGGCAAGAGCCACCTTGGGCCCCGTGACAGGTTCGGGCACGCCCATGCCGCGCCGCACACCCCAGGAGTGGTCGCGACACGCCCACCACCGATCGATCTCGATGCGTTTGCCCTCGACCTCCAGCCAGCCACTGGCCACGCCGATCTGGTCGAAGCGCCGGTAGTCCTCCACGGTTCTGCTTTGCAGCCGGGTGTAGTGCGGATGCTCTTCGTGCGCGGGTTCGACGCATTCCCAACGGATGTCGCCATGCAGTGCGTGCTCGCCCGGTGCGATGCTGATGTCGAACGACTTCAGCGCTTCCACCAGCCGGATGCGCAGAGGTCCACACACGGTTTCGATGTCGCCTTTGAGCGCGCGCGACACCCGCAGGTTGTATTGCCGTCCGTCGACGACCATCACCGCGCCGCCGTCCATCACGCCCATGTTGCGGTAGGCACCCATCGTGATCTGGATCGCCACGCGGCCGTCCGAAGAATAGATGGCGAACCAGTAGCGGTCGAACCAGCGCGGATCGCTGGTCCAGACGTGATCGAAGGTGGTGGGCAACTGGTGCCAGAGCGTGTCGTCGAGCGAGGTCAGCATGGGTCTAGGACTTCTTTGCAATAGGAGCGGGGGTGGGGGCGGTTGCCACATAGCGCATCGGCACGCGGGAAGCGCGCTCGGTCATGTGGCGCACGATGGTGCTGTGTTGTTCGGGCTTCAGGTCTTCACTGCACACCGCCTGGGCCAGGAGCGCGCGCAACTGGTGGTTTCGCAGATCCAGGGCCCTGGGGTCGACGGCGTCGGGTTCGGGTTCGCTCAGGGCGCGCTCCACCTGCACCGCCAGATCACCCGGCACCGAGCCACGCAGTGTTGCCAGTAGCTGAGCGGTGGCCTGGTTGTCATCACGCAGGAAGCCGGGCACGGCCGGCAGCGCCCCAGTGAGCATGCGAAGGTTGGCGACGAGACCATCCAGAATGGTTCGAGCCAAAGGATCGACCACGCACGGCGCCACCACGGTCTCAAGAATGCGGCAGGTGCCTTGCAGCTGGTCTTCAGCGGTTGGTTTCATCGGCCCGCCTTTCTTGCGGTATAGCGGGTTGTGGGTGGTGCGGTTCGCTGTGCTCGGTCCGCTTGACGTGTGCTCACGGTGCCGCCTCCATCATCTGGAGCATGGGTCGGAACAACCAGGAGGGCGTCTGGAACACCCGGTTGTAGCGCCCTGCCACGAACTCCGCCACGGCCGTCAACTGGATCACGGACAGCTTCCAGCAAGAAAATACGTTCCACCAGAGCAGATCGGCTTCAAGCACCTGGCGGCCTGTGAGTTCGCGGTAGGCATCGACGATCTGTTGACGTTCCCAATGACCAGGGATCTGGTGCTCGCGCTTGCGGACCGGGTTTGTGACCCAGCCCAAATCTTCCAGCGGGTCGCCCAGGTGCGCGGTTTCCCAATCGAGCTTGGCGGAAATGCTTCCCTCATGGATCAGTGCATTGCCCGGCTTGAAATCGCCATGCACCAGCACGATCGCCTCGGCCTGCGGCGCGCGGCGCTTGAGCCAGGCCAGCACGTAGTCCAGCTCGGGTTGTGGTTCGAGTTGTGACTTGCGGTACTCGGCCTCCCAATGCGAGAGTTCGCACAGCGAAGGCGCAACGTCGGGCAGGCCAAGGCTGTCGGCCAAACCCAGCGCTTGCCAGTCGACCGCTTGAATGTCCGTCATCAACCGGATGAAATCCTGCGCGAGCGACAGCCGCGCTTCGAGGGGTTGCGCGCCGTTGAGGACCATGTAGTCGCACGCCCCAGGCATGCGTTCCATCACCACCGAGGGCGTGCCCAGCCAGCACCCTTGCTCGTCCATCCAGTGCACCTTTGGAGCCGGCACGTTCGTCTGTGCCAGCGCCTGCAAGACGGCGAACTCGCGCGATCTTTCGGTGTTGAGAAGCGTCCCCGCGGCATCCCGCATGAGCATCAAAGGATGGGTGTGCGACCCCGCCGCGTCGTGCCACTTCGCATCGAAAGACCAGTTCTCGCGCGAGAGGCCACCCGCGCTGCGGACCAGGCCTTGCAGATCGATGTCGCGCGCCGATGGTATGGCGTTGAGGATCAAGCCTTTCAATCCCCGGACGACTTGCGCCACGCGGTCGGGTTGCTCGGTGTCCATGGGAGACAAGTCGTGTGTGCGTTGTGTGGCCGTCATGAGAGGAGGGTGTGCAGGTTCATCTTCTGCACTTTGCCGGTGGTGGTCAGCGGCAACTGCGACTCGGTGGTGAGGTGGAAACGATGCGGCACTTTGTAAGCCGCCATTTCGCGAGAGCAAAACGCCTTCAGTGCTTCGTCGCTCGGCGCTTCACCGGCCTGGGGAACGATGATGGCGACCAGGGCCTCGTCCAGCGTGGGATGAGGCACGCCGATCACATACGCCACGCGCACGGCGGGGTGGCGCATGAGCACCTCTTCCACTTCGGCGGGCGCGATGTTGATGCCGCCGCTCTTCACCATTTCCTTCAACCGGCCCTTGTAGGACAGGCGCCCGCTGGCATCGAGCAGGCCCATGTCTCCGGTCCGGTAAAAGCCGTTTTCGTCGAACGACTCGGCCGTTTTCAGTGGGTCCTTGAAGTATTCCTTCACCAGCGGCCCTTGGACACGGATTTCGCCCACTTCACCTTCGGGCAACGGCTCACCGGATTCCATGTGGCAGATGCGCAGCGTCACGCCCGGTAGCGGCTTGCCCACCGTGTTCAGCCTTACCTCGAGTGGGTCGTGCGCGTCGGTGACGGTGCAATTGCCGTAGGTTTCGCTCAAGCCGTACACGTTGCAGATGTCGCGTGCGCCGAGCTCAACCGCCCGCATCACCTGCGCAGGCGTGCCGATCATGGCACCGCTGCGCAGGCTGGACAGGTCGTGCCGATCGCGCGTGGGATGCTCCCACAGGGCTTGCACGATGTTGGGCGTTCCATAGAGGATGGAACACCGTTCGCGCTCGATCAAAGCCATCGCCTCGCCCGCGTCAAAGCTTTCCTGCAGTACCACGCAGCCGCCGTGTGTCAACAAGTTGGGCACGGCATTCACGATGCCGAAGCTCCAGAACAAGGAGACGGCCAGCCACAGCCGGTCTTCGTGGGTGACGTGTTGGCGTTCGCCAATGTGAAAGGCGTTGCGGATCCATTTCTCGTGTTGCAGCAGGATGCCCTTGGGCGCTGCTGTGGAGCCCGAGGTGTAGAGCAGCATGGCGACATCGTCGGGCGCTGTGGCTTGAGCGGCCGCATCCACCTGCGCTTGTGCAACGCCATCGCCGCGCCGCAACATCTCGTCCCATTCACACTCTCCGGCCGCGGCATCGATAGGGAGGGGCGCCGCCGGATCTGTGCCCAGCCACACGGTGAATTGCAGCTTCGGAAGCTGCTCGCGTGGCAGTTCATTCAGCATCGCGCGAAAGTCCTGGCGCCGCAGGCGGTCCGTGGCAATGAGGCAGCGCACTTCGGCATGCGACAGGGTGTATTCCATCTCGCGCGCAGACGACCAGGTGTTCAGGCCGACCGACACCGCACCGATCTGCTGCACGGCCAGGAAGGACAGCATCCACTCGGCGCGGTTGCCCATCAGGATGGCGACGTGATCGCCACGGCGGATGCCGAGCGCCAACAGACCGCGCGCGACGCGGTGCACCTCCGTTTGCAGCTGCGCATAGGTGTACCGCCGCCTGCCGTCTACCAGCGCCTCGCGCGAGGCATGGCGCGTGGCTTGTTCCTGCAACAGTTGCGGGATCGTCTTGCTTTCAGGAATTTTCATGTCACCACGGCGAGAAAGTTTAAACGTGCAATTTTCGAAAACTCGAAATACAATCCATAATCTCGAAAATTTTAACCAAGCCGTGCGTTATCGGCAAGCGGTTTTTCCCCGTCCTTGAAGAGGAACCATGAGCCCGGATCGATACCTCAGAACGTTTGACATCCTCAAGCTCCTGGCCGAGCGGGGCACGCCATTGCGATTGACCGAAATCAAGCAAGCGTTGGATCTGCCGGTCAGCAGCTTGCACAACATGCTCCAGACCATGGTGACCGCCGAAGTGGTGATCCTCGATGACGACCTGCGCTACGCGGTCGGGCCACGCGCCGTGTCGCTGGCCCTGCGCACTGTCCAGTCGTTGGACGTGCGCACGCTCGCACGCCGTCCTTTGCAGGAGCTTGCCCGGGAGATCGGTGACGACGTCTACCTTGGTGTGCGTATTGGCCAACGCGTGCTCTATGCAGACCGTGTGCTGGGCACGCAACGCGTCTCGCTGGACATCCGGCTCGGCCAACCGTTGATGCTGCACGCCACTGCGACGGGGAAGCTGCTCGCTGCTCACGATCCGCAATTGAGCGCCAAAGCGCTGGCAGGCAAGTTGCCCAAGAGCACGCCTCACACCATCACCAACCCGCAGCAGCTG
The sequence above is a segment of the Hydrogenophaga sp. BPS33 genome. Coding sequences within it:
- a CDS encoding CaiB/BaiF CoA transferase family protein, which translates into the protein MASPPLAGVRVLSLAEQYPGPYATLLLADLGADVILVERPESGDPTRRHPGLFASLGRNKRSIALDLKSPSERARFLELVDTADVVMEGFRPGVMGRLGLDSKALRARKPSLIYVSISSFGQTGPMAAVAGHDLSIQAVAGMVSVPSGREETATLPVLPLADIASGMFAALSVATALVGRNKNGDGCSVDVSMLDAMVSWMTPFLVPGMNQLPVRPLPPEDPGYGVFATANGGQLTLSIAGEDHMWAALCGILELNELAVLGDAVRSERRAEIVPRLRDAIRTRTLDALCEQLTTAGIAFAPVQRGDGVLNHPQVQARGLVVEHEGQRHIRQPVLFDGQGSGLSRGVPALGEHTREILDELGTAARGVRGSPAQ
- a CDS encoding crotonase/enoyl-CoA hydratase family protein, producing the protein MTQEVLVEHDGGMVVVTINRPGQKNAVNRAVSYGVCAAFDAMDERDDLHIGILTGAGGNFCAGMDLKAFLAGESPRVEGRGFLGIAFIPPRKPLIAAVEGYALAGGFESVLACDLVVAARDAKFGLPEVKRGLAAASGGLLRLPRLIPQRIAMEIALTGDHISAERLFQYGLINALVEPGQALEQAKQLARRILVNAPLSVAASKRVIVEQRDWPIATMFDSQDAITTAVLASEDAREGARAFAERRTPRWQSR
- a CDS encoding acetyl-CoA hydrolase/transferase C-terminal domain-containing protein encodes the protein MTSSRLAELIRPDDHIAVGQAAGEPVGLIAELFQLAPRLGSVNVFCGLSLNPAWGGDVPDAVRVSTYCGLGTVGKLVARQRARVMPASLPQLSSFIASRKLPVDVVLLQVSPADAGGYHSLGCTLDYVWDAVQVARVVVVEVNANMPMTRGVGRLHSSRVVVARESDDALLESPAEEPTEVQRQVARHVASLVPDGATLQLGIGGLAGAVAGALKQRRDLKIRSGLVGDWYLDLLDSGALDTTPDACLTALVVGSSSLYASLSREGGLGFAPATQLVLPIPGSPLMAINSAIEVDLCGQVNAEFLGERYVGAVGGQTDYFRAARRSESGLAILAMPATTGRGAKSRIVPRCTYVTSAQSDVDVIVTEHGAADIRATTLQERRALIANVAHPQTRGLLLQSGAPQ
- a CDS encoding phosphotransferase family protein; the protein is MTATQRTHDLSPMDTEQPDRVAQVVRGLKGLILNAIPSARDIDLQGLVRSAGGLSRENWSFDAKWHDAAGSHTHPLMLMRDAAGTLLNTERSREFAVLQALAQTNVPAPKVHWMDEQGCWLGTPSVVMERMPGACDYMVLNGAQPLEARLSLAQDFIRLMTDIQAVDWQALGLADSLGLPDVAPSLCELSHWEAEYRKSQLEPQPELDYVLAWLKRRAPQAEAIVLVHGDFKPGNALIHEGSISAKLDWETAHLGDPLEDLGWVTNPVRKREHQIPGHWERQQIVDAYRELTGRQVLEADLLWWNVFSCWKLSVIQLTAVAEFVAGRYNRVFQTPSWLFRPMLQMMEAAP
- a CDS encoding AMP-binding protein encodes the protein MKIPESKTIPQLLQEQATRHASREALVDGRRRYTYAQLQTEVHRVARGLLALGIRRGDHVAILMGNRAEWMLSFLAVQQIGAVSVGLNTWSSAREMEYTLSHAEVRCLIATDRLRRQDFRAMLNELPREQLPKLQFTVWLGTDPAAPLPIDAAAGECEWDEMLRRGDGVAQAQVDAAAQATAPDDVAMLLYTSGSTAAPKGILLQHEKWIRNAFHIGERQHVTHEDRLWLAVSLFWSFGIVNAVPNLLTHGGCVVLQESFDAGEAMALIERERCSILYGTPNIVQALWEHPTRDRHDLSSLRSGAMIGTPAQVMRAVELGARDICNVYGLSETYGNCTVTDAHDPLEVRLNTVGKPLPGVTLRICHMESGEPLPEGEVGEIRVQGPLVKEYFKDPLKTAESFDENGFYRTGDMGLLDASGRLSYKGRLKEMVKSGGINIAPAEVEEVLMRHPAVRVAYVIGVPHPTLDEALVAIIVPQAGEAPSDEALKAFCSREMAAYKVPHRFHLTTESQLPLTTTGKVQKMNLHTLLS
- a CDS encoding IclR family transcriptional regulator — encoded protein: MSPDRYLRTFDILKLLAERGTPLRLTEIKQALDLPVSSLHNMLQTMVTAEVVILDDDLRYAVGPRAVSLALRTVQSLDVRTLARRPLQELAREIGDDVYLGVRIGQRVLYADRVLGTQRVSLDIRLGQPLMLHATATGKLLAAHDPQLSAKALAGKLPKSTPHTITNPQQLQKEYDHILAQGFAKSDQESYEGVVGYAVPIRGGTQKVEAAVHVSVLAGRATKAHERALLAAARTCAAQIEKLLGNEVSVAAFER